DNA from Natronospira bacteriovora:
TCAATCTGGCGCCCACCTCAAGCACGACGGCGACGCTGGCCATGGGCGATGCCCTGGCGGTGGCACTGCTGGAAAGCCGGGGCTTTACCCAGGAAGACTTTGCCCGCTCCCACCCGGGCGGCAGCCTGGGGCGCCGCCTACTGCTGCAGCTGGACGACCTCATGCATTCCGGTGATGAGGTGCCGAAAGTGAATGCCGACACCCCCATGCGGGAAGCCCTTCTGGAAATGACCCGCAAGGGCCTGGGCATGACCGCCGTGGTGGATGACGAGAACCGGGTGGTGGGCATCTTCACCGACGGTGACCTGCGCCGTACCCTGGACCGCCTGGTGGACGTCCACAGCACCCCGGTCAGGGAACTGATGACCGCCGGCCCGAAAACCGCCCGCCCCGACATGCTCGCCGGCGAGGCCCTGCGCCTGATGGAGACCCAGCGCATCAACCAGCTTCTGATCACCGATGCAGACGGACGCCTGATCGGTGCCCTGAACATGCACGACATGCTGCGTGCCGGGGTGGTGTAATGATTGATCCCGGCCTGAAGAAACGTGCTGCCGACATCCGCCTGGCCGTGTTCGACGTCGACGGCGTACTCACGGACGGCCGCCTCTACCTCGGCCCCGACGGACTTGAGCTCAAGGTCTTTCATACCCGCGACGGGCACGGCCTCAAACAGCTGATGAAGGAAGGCGTCGAAGTGGCCATCATCTCCGGCCGGCGCTCACAGGCCGTGGAAGACCGCATGAGCCAACTCGGGATCCGCCACGTCTTTCTCGGCGTGGATGACAAGCGCCCCTGCTTTCACGAGCTGCGGGAACAGCTCGGCCTGCCAGCGGCCCAGTGTGCCTTCAT
Protein-coding regions in this window:
- a CDS encoding KpsF/GutQ family sugar-phosphate isomerase translates to MASRNPDNAVASESKALELAREVLELEADSVRDLAARLGEEFATAWRICLDCQGRVIVTGMGKSGHIAGKVAATLASTGTPAFFVHPGEASHGDLGMITGEDVVLALSNSGETGEVLTILPLIKRLGVPLISMTGRPDSTLARAANANLDVSVAREACPLNLAPTSSTTATLAMGDALAVALLESRGFTQEDFARSHPGGSLGRRLLLQLDDLMHSGDEVPKVNADTPMREALLEMTRKGLGMTAVVDDENRVVGIFTDGDLRRTLDRLVDVHSTPVRELMTAGPKTARPDMLAGEALRLMETQRINQLLITDADGRLIGALNMHDMLRAGVV
- a CDS encoding KdsC family phosphatase, producing MIDPGLKKRAADIRLAVFDVDGVLTDGRLYLGPDGLELKVFHTRDGHGLKQLMKEGVEVAIISGRRSQAVEDRMSQLGIRHVFLGVDDKRPCFHELREQLGLPAAQCAFMGDDLVDLPAMADVGLAAAPADAHPAVLEQVHWSSRANGGFGAARECCDLILAARGSDTRYAGN